A region of the Nocardia asteroides genome:
GATGTACCCCGCGGTGCGTGAGTCGCTGTGCGCTTTCACGATTCGCAAGGAGGACGACTACGGCGGCCGGCTCGGTAGCGGCCGGGTCAGCATGCGCGGGCCCGACCCGTTCCTGCCCGCGGCCGCCGAGGCGATGGGCATCGACAAGCTGCGGGTGATCGACACCGGCCTGGACGGGGTCACCGCCGAACGCGAGCAGTGGGACGACGGCAACAACACCCTTGCGCTGGCTCCCGGCGTGGTGGTCGCCTACGAGCGCAACGAGATGACCAACGCCAGACTCGAGGACGCCGGGATCGAGGTGCTGCGCATTCCCGGGTCCGAATTGGGCTCCGGCCGCGGCGGACCTCGTTGCCTGTCCTGCCCGCTGTCCCGAGACGACGTGTGAGCCCGCCATGTTCACCATCACGGTCTCCCACGAATCGCCGGTGCCGCCCTACGAGCAGTTGCGCCTCGGCGTCATCGCCCAGGTGCGTTCCGGCGAGCTGACCGCCGGAACCAAGATCCCGACCGTCCGCGCCCTTGCCGCCCAACTCGGCTTGGCCCCGAACACGGTCGCGCGGGCCTACCGTGAGCTGGAGGCCGACGGAGTGGTCGAAACGCGGGGCAGGCAGGGGTCGTTCATCGCGTCGTCCGGTGACCCGACCAGGGACGTAGCGGGCCGCGCGGCCACCGCATACGTCGCGACGGTGCGCAGGCTGGGATTGGACGACGCCGCCGCGCTGCGATACGTGCGAGCGGCCCTCGAAGGCTGACCACGCCTCACCTCCAGCTGGGCAGCCAGAGGTGGTCGTGCCAGTTGCCCGGGGTGATCGGCAGGGCGGTGAGAATCGGCCAGAGCCAGATGAAGTTGGCGATCACCAGACCCAGGTAGAGACAGACCGCGAGCAGTCCGAGACTGCGTCGTTCGTTCGGTGGGGCGGGCAGGTAGGTCCCGGCGGGGCTGCGCGGAATGGTGGAGGGGCGCGCCGGGCCCAGCACGTCGCCGAGCGCGAGCGCCACGCCCATCACCAGGAACGGGGCCATCGGGACGGCGTAGAAGTAATACATCTGCCGGTCGAGGGTGGCGAACCAGGGCAGCAGCGCGGCGCCGTAGCCGACCAGCACCGCG
Encoded here:
- a CDS encoding GntR family transcriptional regulator, giving the protein MFTITVSHESPVPPYEQLRLGVIAQVRSGELTAGTKIPTVRALAAQLGLAPNTVARAYRELEADGVVETRGRQGSFIASSGDPTRDVAGRAATAYVATVRRLGLDDAAALRYVRAALEG